The Chitinophaga pinensis DSM 2588 region AATGTACATACGGTACTCATCGAGGGTAGATGCACCGATGCACTGGAGTTCTCCACGAGCCAGGGCCGGTTTGAAGATGTTGGAAGCGTCCAGGGAACCTGAAGCACCACCTGCACCTACAATGGTATGGATCTCGTCGATGAACAGGATCACATCACGGTTCTTTTCCAGTTCGTTCATGATGGCTTTCATCCTTTCTTCGAACTGTCCGCGATATTTTGTTCCCGCTACCAGCGCCGCCAGATCAAGGCTTACCACGCGTTTGTCAAACAGTACACGGGATACTTTACGCTGTACGATACGCAGCGCGAGGCCTTCCACGATAGCTGTTTTACCAACACCCGGTTCACCGATAAGGATCGGATTGTTCTTCTTACGGCGGGATAATATCTGCGATACACGCTCAATTTCCTGCTCGCGACCAACAATAGGGTCTAAGCTGCCACTCTCGGCCAGCTTGGTAATATCCCTGCCGAAATTATCCAGCACAGGGGTTTTGGACTTGGTATTGGTTTGTTTAGCCTTGGAGGCAAAGCTCTTACGCTCATCTTCAAACTCCTCTTCTCCAGGATCATCAAACTCTGCCTTAGGATCGGCTGATTTTACGAAGCCCAGTTCGTTTTTAAAAGTGTCGTAATCCACGTCAAACTGTTGTAAGATTTGTGTACAAACGTTTTCTTTATTCTTGAGGATTGAAAGCATTAAATGCTCGGTTTCCACGGTTGGGCTTTTGAGGGCTTTTGCCTCGAGCACGGTAACACGTATAACCTTTTCTGCCTGCCTTGTAAGCGGTAGACTGTTGATATTGGCAATATTTTTTCCTGTCTTATCTTTTACGGCCAACTCAACCTCTTTACGAAGTTCATAAAGGTCTACATTTAAGGCCTGCAGAATTTTAACAGCTGTCCCTTCCCCTTCTCGAATTATGCCTAGCAGCAGGTGCTCTGTGCCGATGAAATCATTTCCCAAGCGTAAAGCTTCCTCTCTGCTAAACGAAATGATCTCCTTTACTTGCGGTGAAAAATTCTGGTCCATTGTGAGAATATTAAATTATTAAAACCCTTACGGGGACTTGCTTATACAATATTAGCAAATAATTTTGATTTACCTTTACCCTAACACTTTAATAGTACAAGTGTACAATTGAGGGCTGTTAAGTAAGAAGAAGGCTGTTATTTGGCAGGATTCCCGATTACTTATTTACTAACTTATAAAAGAAAATCTTACTTATGGAATTCAAAATTGATACCAAAGAAAAAATCCTGATCGTACAGCCTCAAATTACGCAACTGGATGCTAATTTGTCAGCCGGGTTTACCAGGGAGGTATCAGAATTACCAGGTCTGGATGGACGTAACCTTATACTGGACATGGCATTAGTGGAAAAAGCCGATGCAGAAGGGATTAAAGCCATTTTAACAGTATATCACCAGCAGTATGACAGCGGACTGTCTTGCGCGGTAACCGGCCTTAACAGCACTTTAACAAATGAGCTTAAAATCGCCGATGAATCGGCGTATAACCTTGTCCCTACAATGTCTGAAGCCATTGACATGGTCATGATGGAAGATCTTGAAAGGGAATTATTGCAGGATGAGGAATAATTTTTTCCCTGCTCTCACATTGGTGCCCTATTTTTCCGGAATGTGGAATTCAATTCCATTTCCCGGAATAAATAAGGATTTTTGGTAAATATTTTTTTTCGTTCATGTTTGCAGTCACCATTTTAGGTAATAACTCAGCTCTTCCCACGTTAGAAAGACATCCGACGGCTCAGATAGTGACATGTAATGATCAGCTGATACTGGTGGATTGCGGAGAAGGCACACAATTACAGTTTGCACGTTATAAGATCAGAAGAAGCCGCCTGAGATATATTTTCATCAGCCACCTTCACGGAGATCATTATTTCGGCCTTATAGGGCTTATAAACAGCCTTAGTCTGCTCGGACGGCAAGACCCCTTAACAGTGTTTGCCCCGCCCGAACTGGAGGCTATTTTACGGCTCCAGATGGAATGCTCCGGTACCGTCCTGCAGTTTGAGTTACAATTTGTACCACTACTGGAAGAGAACCAGGGAGTTATTCTTGAAGATAAGGATCTGAAAGTCAGCTTCTTCCCTACCCAACACCGTATTCCCTGCTATGGATTTGCCTTTGAAATGCAGAAACGCAAGCGGAAGATCATTCCTGATCAGGCCAAAGTGTATGAGATACCAGCCGCTTACTTCAGCAAACTACAGCAAGGCGCGGATTATCACAGGAAAGATGGTTTAATCGTGAAAAATGACTGGGTTACCCTGGCGCCGCCTACAGGTAAAAAGTATGTTTATTACGCAGATACGCGTTTTTCTGAGGATCTGATCCCTTTTGCGAAAAATGCTGATCTGGTGTACCATGAGACCACCTACCTGCACAATCTGGCAGAAAGAGCGGCAGAAAGGTTTCATAGTACAACTGTGGAAGCAGCCACACTGGCATTAAAGGCCAATGCCCACCGGCTCATTATAGGGCATTTCTCTTCGAAATACACCGACCTGACGCCATTTGAGGCTGAATGCCGGGAAGTATTCCCCAATTCCGAACTCGCGCTGGAAGGTGTCAGTTATATTATCTGACCCCTCCACCTACCGCATAAAACACAGCACCCCGTCCTGCCAGGCAGAACGGGGTGCTTTATTTCTACCGCTCAGCGGTTTACTTGTAGTTTTTGTTGAAAGCGGCGATACGGCTGTGTAAACCTGCGCTTACCGGTACTACCGGCAGGCGGAATACATTTTCGATCAGGCCACCTTCTGCCATGAATGCTTTTACACCGGCAGGGTTATTCTCTTCAAACATCAGATCGAAGGAATCCTGCAGTTTGTAATGCAGCTCACGGGCTTTTACGTTATCGCTGGCCAGTGCTGCCTTCACCATGTCAGCTACATCCTTTGCGAAGTAGTTAGCTGCCACAGAGATCAGTCCGTCCATACCTGTTGCGATCTGAGGGAATGCCAGTGCATCGTCACCGCTGACAACCAGGAAATCCTTTGGTTTGTCCTTGATGATCTGCATACACTGCATCATGTCACCGCTGGCTTCTTTCATTGCCACGATGTTGCCTACCTCATTCGCCAGGCGCAGGGTTGTCTGCGCAGTCATGTTACGACCTGTTCTTCCAGGTACGTTGTACAGGATGATCGGCTTAGGAGATGCAGCAGCAACGGCCTTATAGTGTTGGAACAATCCTTCCTGGCTGGGCTTACTGTAGTAGGGAGCAACGCTCAGTACAGCAGCAGCTTCGTCCAGCGGACAGGTTTCGAGTCGCTTGACAACGTCGCGGGTATTGTAGTCACCAATGCCTACAACCACCGGTACACGTTTATTCACCTTTTCGAAGGTAAATTTCATAATGTCCAGCTTCTCTTCTGAGCTAAGTGTAGGAGTTTCTCCGGTGGTCCCCAGGGATACTACGTAGTCAACCCCGCCGGAAATCACATGATCAATCACTTTTTCCAAAGCATTCCAGTCGATGCTTTCGTCTTTTTTAAAGGGCGTAACCAGTGCCACACCGGTGCCTTTCAATTGTTCCATATTGAGTGTAGATTCCAGATAACAAATTCCAAATCGCCCTCTTTATCAATCGTAAAGAGGTGCAAAGATTATAATTTGGAATGGTATATAACGAAATATTTTTAGCGTTCTTCAAAAAAGCCCATGTTGCTGAACTTATCGATACGCTGCTCGATACGGGTATCGGCGTCGATCTTTTTCAGTTCTGCCAGGGTATCCTTGATCTTCTTCTTGAGAATATCCGCCATTTCGTCCGGATTCACATGCGCGCCACCGAGCGGTTCTTTGATGACACCGTCCACCAGGCCAAAGCGGCTCATATGGTCGGAAGTCAGCTTCAGTTCTTCAGCAGCCTTCTCTTTGAAATTCCAGCTACGCCAGAGGATCGTGGAACAGTTTTCCGGAGAAATTACTGTATACCAGCTGTTTTCCAGCATCAGGATCCTGTCGCCGATACCGATCCCCAGTGCACCACCCGAAGCACCTTCACCGATGATGATACAGATAACCGGCACCCGTAATTTCACCATTTCGAAAATATTGCGGGCGATGGCTTCTCCCTGTCCGCGCTCTTCAGCTTCGAGACCAGGGTAAGCACCAGGCGTATCTATCAGGGTAACAATAGGCTTGTTGAACTTTTCAGCCAGTTTCATGAGGCGAAGCGCCTTTCTGTAACCTTCCGGGTTAGCCATGCCAAAGTTGCGGATCTGACGCATTTTGGTATTTATCCCCTTCTGCTGACCAATGAACATGACTGTTTCACCATCAAGCTCGGCGAATCCACCGACCATGGCTTTATCGTCTTTCACATTCCTGTCGCCGTGCAGCTCCACGAAATTGGTACACATCTTCTCGATGTAGGCGAGGGTATAGGGCCTATCGGGATGCCTACTGAGCAGTACCTTCTGGTAACTGGTCAGGTGGTCGTACACCTCAAGGCGGGTATCAGCGATCTTCTGCTCATACTCCTTTACAGTAGCTGTAACGTCTACACCTGACTTTGCGCCATTCTCCTTCAGTTTTGCCAACTGATCATACAGGTCCTCAATAGGTTTCTCAAAATCCAGGAATTGCATATTTGTGTATAAAATTGGTTAAAGTACGCTGTAAAGATAAACGCTAAAATATTTTTTAAAAAAGATTTGCAAAATTGATTTGTTTGTCGCTATCTTTGCTGCCCCGAAAACAAGGGAAGGATCAGTAGTTCAGTTGGTTAGAATGCCGCCCTGTCACGGCGGAGGTCGCGGGTTCGAGTCCCGTCTGGTCCGCAAGCTTTAAGCCTTCAAGTCGAAAGATTTGGAGGCTTTTTTGTTTTTAATGATTGAAAATGAAGTTATTAGCAAGTTATAGATAAATGCGTTATTATTTCTTCGGGATCGCCCTTTAATTGTTCTTTCTTCATTTTGCCTGCCTTATGATCCGGATTTGCTGCGATCACCTTATCAGGATATGACAAGGCCTGTGCGCCATATTTTTTTTCTGCAGCTGTTTTACCCAGGTCCAATAATGAAACTCATAATTTTCCAACTGGCATAATCTTCGTTTTGTCGTGCTTGTCAGTAATGAATTAAAAATCCACCCTTGCAAACTTCCGCTTCTTAAAGAAACACCATGGCAAATTTTCTGCGGCGCCCCCTCTTAAACTTCCGCTAAATAGCAAACAGATGCATACTTGTAACTGCCTCATTGAATAACATACACGCTTCTATAACGCTTAGCTTTTTCGTTTCTGCACTATTCAATGCCAGTGCCAAAACCCTGTAAGAGAAAATAATGGTAAGTAGCTCTTGGGGCCAACTGAAGCAAAATGTCCCGACTGAGACTGTCATAACCTGTATGGGATATTTAGACCCAAACATTCTGGCAATATACTTCATATGTGGTAAGATTTCCGCAGGATTATACCGGAGACCGCCTATTAAGGCGCTCATATCATCGGTATTATTTTGGATGCAACATTGGATATCAGCTGATCGCAAAGCTAATTACTTAAACATGACGTAACCCTGATAATATGACAATAAGAAGCTATTTTACCAAGAAATCGTTTAAAGACTATTTTACGATCCTTAAAGCGGCCTTCACCGGTTTTATGGATGATATGGCTCTTAAATTCAGCGCATCACTGGCTTATTACACCGTTTTTTCCTTAGCGCCACTATTACTCCTGCTCATCTCACTGGCAGGTGTTTTCCTCAGTCGTGACGTTATACAAACTAAAGTATTTTCAGAGATCAATGGAATTGTTGGTAATGAGGCGGCCCTGCAGGTGCAGGAAATGATCCGTAACCTTGAAATGACCGGAAAATCCACCATCTCGGTAATAATCGGTGTGGTTACTCTTATTATTGGTGCTACGACGGTATTTGGTGAAATCCAGCAATCTATCAATATCATCTGGCAGGTAAAGCCAAAGCCTAAAAAAGGATGGCTGAAAATAATCAAAGATCGCCTGCTATCAGGCTCTATGATTGTAACGCTTGGTTTCCTGCTTTTAGTTTCCCTTGTCCTGAATGGGGCACTGGATGCTATTAGTGACCGGTTAAAGCACTTCCTGCCTGACGTAACTGTAACGCTTTTTACTATTATCAGTTATATAATCAGCTTTATGATTATTTCGATACTATTCGGTGTAATCTTCAAAGTATTGCCAGATGCTAAAATTAGTTGGAAGGATGTTCGCTCAGGTGCGTTCTTTACTGCCGTACTATTTATGATCGGAAGGCTGGTAATCGGCATTTATATTGAAAAATCCG contains the following coding sequences:
- a CDS encoding ribonuclease Z, which translates into the protein MFAVTILGNNSALPTLERHPTAQIVTCNDQLILVDCGEGTQLQFARYKIRRSRLRYIFISHLHGDHYFGLIGLINSLSLLGRQDPLTVFAPPELEAILRLQMECSGTVLQFELQFVPLLEENQGVILEDKDLKVSFFPTQHRIPCYGFAFEMQKRKRKIIPDQAKVYEIPAAYFSKLQQGADYHRKDGLIVKNDWVTLAPPTGKKYVYYADTRFSEDLIPFAKNADLVYHETTYLHNLAERAAERFHSTTVEAATLALKANAHRLIIGHFSSKYTDLTPFEAECREVFPNSELALEGVSYII
- the dapA gene encoding 4-hydroxy-tetrahydrodipicolinate synthase; the encoded protein is MEQLKGTGVALVTPFKKDESIDWNALEKVIDHVISGGVDYVVSLGTTGETPTLSSEEKLDIMKFTFEKVNKRVPVVVGIGDYNTRDVVKRLETCPLDEAAAVLSVAPYYSKPSQEGLFQHYKAVAAASPKPIILYNVPGRTGRNMTAQTTLRLANEVGNIVAMKEASGDMMQCMQIIKDKPKDFLVVSGDDALAFPQIATGMDGLISVAANYFAKDVADMVKAALASDNVKARELHYKLQDSFDLMFEENNPAGVKAFMAEGGLIENVFRLPVVPVSAGLHSRIAAFNKNYK
- a CDS encoding acetyl-CoA carboxylase carboxyltransferase subunit alpha, with the protein product MQFLDFEKPIEDLYDQLAKLKENGAKSGVDVTATVKEYEQKIADTRLEVYDHLTSYQKVLLSRHPDRPYTLAYIEKMCTNFVELHGDRNVKDDKAMVGGFAELDGETVMFIGQQKGINTKMRQIRNFGMANPEGYRKALRLMKLAEKFNKPIVTLIDTPGAYPGLEAEERGQGEAIARNIFEMVKLRVPVICIIIGEGASGGALGIGIGDRILMLENSWYTVISPENCSTILWRSWNFKEKAAEELKLTSDHMSRFGLVDGVIKEPLGGAHVNPDEMADILKKKIKDTLAELKKIDADTRIEQRIDKFSNMGFFEER
- a CDS encoding YihY/virulence factor BrkB family protein, producing MTIRSYFTKKSFKDYFTILKAAFTGFMDDMALKFSASLAYYTVFSLAPLLLLLISLAGVFLSRDVIQTKVFSEINGIVGNEAALQVQEMIRNLEMTGKSTISVIIGVVTLIIGATTVFGEIQQSINIIWQVKPKPKKGWLKIIKDRLLSGSMIVTLGFLLLVSLVLNGALDAISDRLKHFLPDVTVTLFTIISYIISFMIISILFGVIFKVLPDAKISWKDVRSGAFFTAVLFMIGRLVIGIYIEKSATSSTYGAAGSLIVIMLWIYYTAAILYFGAEFTRAYADFNGKRIEPADYAVHVEQKEEEKDVAVVPPKHEIGKSD